TTAAAGGACTGAAAGTTGCGGGATATTATGGGTGCCATATTTTACGTCCTCCTAGCATTATGAATTTTGAAGATTATGCAAATCCTCATTCCCTTGAAGATTTGATCAAAACCTTGGGTGCTGAGCCTGTTGTCTTTGATGCTCGTTTGAAATGTTGCGGTTTTCATGCGCTTTTAACTAGTAAGGCTGATGCAATTAAAGCTACTGGGAAAATTAATCTTAGTGCGATTAATGCTGGTGCGGACTGCACTGTTACTCCGTGCCCTCTCTGTCAGATGCAGCTTGATATGTATCAACCGGAAGGAAAAAAAGCGGTCGGTGCCGAAAAAGAGATTCCTTCATTACACTTTACTCAACTAATAGGATTAGCTCTAGGCTTTACTGCAGAAGAGCTTGGGTTGAAACGGCATATTGTAGAAACTTCAGTTGTTTACGCTGCCCGTTAAAAAAGGTAGATAAATATTTATTAGTGAAAGATAATGTGAGTAAAAAAGATTAGAGTTTTTACCGCTTATTGAGGTATAAAAACCGCAGAATTATAACAAGTTCTGCGGTTTTTGCCTACTTGGCACGAGTATAGGCCAGATTGGATTTAAATCATTAAATATATTCCTAATTTTAAAAATTTTTTGGGGCTATGAAGGAATTTTAAAATTTTTGTCGAAATATAGAAGCAAGTAAGAACGGTGTATGATAATATCAAACGACTAGCTAGCCTATAAATAGTTGTATTAATTGTGTGAAATTATTTAATTTCTAATTTTTTATTCAATTTAATAAAAACGTCATACGATATTATCAAACAAAACATAAGTCCTTAAATAATATGTGAATGTGAAGTTAAAAACGAATGGTGTTATAAATTTATTTCTCAAATGTGAACGGAAGGGGTGATTAAAGAAGGGAGTATTGTTGTTTATTTTGAGTTTTTGTTGAATTTTATAATTTGATTCGGGTTATGGAGGTGAAACAAGAAGAAAATATCGGCTACAAGATTTGCAGTAATTGTAGGGAAAAACAATAAAAATATACAGGGCAAGGAGGTAAAATGATGAGTGCTTCTAATAACCTAATGGAGAAAGGTTATAATATTGGCGAAAGTTTTAAAGAACTCGTTAAAAATCTTTCTTTTCCCGGCTTAACTACTGGCTTAATCGGTGCCTTGTTTAGCAGTATGGGGCCCGGCTTGATTGTAATGAGCGCGGCCAAGCAAGGTAACCTTCCGGATAATATAGCTGTATCCTGGATTTTTGCTATCTTCTTTTTTGCTGGGTTAGCGACGATGTTTATGTCTCTCTATTATCGTGTTCCCATAGTAATTGCGTACAGTATACCGGGTTCAGTGTTAATTGGCAAGTATTTAGCTTCTGGTGGAAATATACACGAAGCGGTTGGTGTTTATTTTAGCATAGCTGTGCTTGTTATTATCCTTACGGCTACAGGTGTTATTAAAGCTGTAATAGAACATATACCAATTCCTATAATGCTGGGGATGGTTGGCGGAGTACTTTTGAGCTTTGGATTAAATGCTTTTACAGGTGCTTTGACCACGCCTGCAGTTTATGGCATAATGGTAATTATTTATTTTATATGGTACTATTTCAAAGGGTTATCAAGTAAGATACCTGGAGTTGTGGTATCACTGATTGTTGGTGTACTATTGCTAAAATACTTTGGATTAACAAAGAGCGTTCCTATACAATGGGAAGTTGCAAAGCCTGTAATTGTTTCTCCCAGTTTTAGTTTAAAAGGTTTACTCACCTTGGGAGTTCCACTGTTCTTTATGGTAGTTGGTGTCCAAAACATCCAAGCGGTTGGGGTATTATTATCCAGAGGATATAAGCCCCCAATTAATGCGATGTATTTTATTCCTTCGATTGCTACATTTTTTAATGGTTTGTTTGCTGGTCATACTGCGGTAACGGCAGGCCCAAGTACTGCTATTTGTTCTAGCGATATTGCGGGACCCAAAGAATACCGTTGGATTGCTTCTTTCTTCGAAGGAGTTTTTTGGGTTTTAGTGGGCTTATTAGCGAAAGTTGGCGTTGAAAGTGCTAAGTTGGCTCCCAAGGAATTTATGCAAGTTGTAGCAGGACTTGCCATGTTTGAAGTGTTTATAAGTGTTTTTGAAGGTGCATTTAGTCAAAAGTTTCGCAAGGGAGCAATGGTAGCATTTTTTGTAGCTGCCAGTGGTGTTTCTTTATTTAATATTGGTGCTCCTTTCTGGGCAATTGTATTTGGCGTCCTAGCTTCACTGATAGCTGAAAAAGGTGATTTTAAAAAAATAAATAATGAACAGCAAT
The sequence above is drawn from the Carboxydothermus pertinax genome and encodes:
- a CDS encoding CoB--CoM heterodisulfide reductase iron-sulfur subunit B family protein; translation: MKYAFFPGCVLQGASEEAYAATMKVADALGIELVEIPGWTCCGGSHLQDYDGTVALAVNARNIALAEKLNLPILTVCSTCTLMLREAKHKLDNGKKEFINQALQQGGLVYKGTSQVTHFLWVLINDYGLEKLKKKVQKPLKGLKVAGYYGCHILRPPSIMNFEDYANPHSLEDLIKTLGAEPVVFDARLKCCGFHALLTSKADAIKATGKINLSAINAGADCTVTPCPLCQMQLDMYQPEGKKAVGAEKEIPSLHFTQLIGLALGFTAEELGLKRHIVETSVVYAAR
- a CDS encoding benzoate/H(+) symporter BenE family transporter; its protein translation is MSASNNLMEKGYNIGESFKELVKNLSFPGLTTGLIGALFSSMGPGLIVMSAAKQGNLPDNIAVSWIFAIFFFAGLATMFMSLYYRVPIVIAYSIPGSVLIGKYLASGGNIHEAVGVYFSIAVLVIILTATGVIKAVIEHIPIPIMLGMVGGVLLSFGLNAFTGALTTPAVYGIMVIIYFIWYYFKGLSSKIPGVVVSLIVGVLLLKYFGLTKSVPIQWEVAKPVIVSPSFSLKGLLTLGVPLFFMVVGVQNIQAVGVLLSRGYKPPINAMYFIPSIATFFNGLFAGHTAVTAGPSTAICSSDIAGPKEYRWIASFFEGVFWVLVGLLAKVGVESAKLAPKEFMQVVAGLAMFEVFISVFEGAFSQKFRKGAMVAFFVAASGVSLFNIGAPFWAIVFGVLASLIAEKGDFKKINNEQQ